The following proteins are encoded in a genomic region of Chryseobacterium culicis:
- a CDS encoding copper homeostasis protein CutC has protein sequence MSKIEIACFNPESAVIAFENGADRIELCDGLSEGGTTPDFETMKQLREKITVPIFVMIRPRGGDFTYSDSEFEQMKNDLVHLKSLHADGFVFGILNENDEVNMEQNEALVALASPLPCTFHRAFDRAASLEDSLEKVIECGFSTILTSGQKPNVSEGKENLKKLVELSDGRIEILVGGGLRSSNIEGIRASTKAGYFHSSAITDGGAFANPDEVVALKSK, from the coding sequence ATGTCAAAAATAGAAATAGCGTGTTTTAATCCTGAGTCAGCAGTTATCGCTTTTGAAAACGGGGCAGACAGAATAGAGTTATGTGATGGTCTCAGTGAAGGCGGAACAACTCCGGATTTCGAGACCATGAAACAGCTTCGTGAAAAAATTACTGTTCCGATTTTTGTGATGATCCGCCCCAGAGGAGGAGATTTTACCTATTCGGATTCAGAATTTGAACAGATGAAAAATGATTTGGTTCATTTAAAATCTTTACATGCAGATGGTTTTGTATTTGGTATTCTGAATGAAAATGATGAGGTTAATATGGAGCAGAATGAAGCTTTGGTAGCATTGGCATCCCCGCTTCCATGTACTTTTCACCGTGCTTTTGACCGTGCTGCAAGTCTTGAAGACTCTTTAGAAAAAGTAATTGAATGTGGTTTTTCTACCATTCTTACTTCAGGTCAGAAACCTAATGTATCCGAAGGAAAAGAAAATCTTAAGAAACTGGTTGAGCTCTCCGATGGAAGAATAGAAATACTTGTTGGAGGCGGACTTCGTTCGTCCAATATTGAAGGAATTAGAGCATCTACAAAAGCTGGTTACTTCCATTCTTCAGCCATTACCGATGGAGGTGCTTTTGCCAATCCGGATGAAGTAGTGGCTTTAAAGAGTAAATAA
- a CDS encoding beta-mannosidase, which translates to MNRTILFAFLFTQNILSAQFSQRNLSSEDWQFRNSKDQNWLPAKVPGTVHLDLISNKIIPDPFKDENEKKVQWVENEDWDYQTAFIVSSQELKNDNIDLVFNGLDTFSEIYLNGKLLKKTDNMFRKWEIPVKQYLKTGKNTVRITFKSAVNTGKELAKKVPFTMPESPRSFVRKAQYQFGWDWGPRLVTAGIWKDVQLEFWNNAKIITVKDIQNKTSKAINDLRFDVEIYAENAGDYTLDLNKIHQKISLKKGINTISVPYETKGMKLWQPNGRGEANLYDFEVKLSKDQKNIDGKNIRIGLRTVELVQEKDEKGKSFYFKVNGQPLYIKGTNWIPGDSFSPRMTKEKYQKLIKDTKDANMNMIRIWGGGIYEDDEFYNACDENGILVWQDFMFAGSFYPADEAFLNNVKEEVKDQVNRLQNHPSIALWCGNNEIDEAIVNWGYQKQFKYSKDDSLQVWKDYKKLFHDVIPNALSENLKSDKNIYWPSSPSIGWGHKESLTEGDSHYWGVWWGEQPFEIYNEKVGRFMSEYGFQGTPILETTKSMFSGTPELNLQNPTVKAHEKHARGWDIMNEYLKRDYKIPTDFVQYNYVSQLLQARGMQIAIEAHRRAKPYNMGTLYWQLNDCWPVVSWSSIDYLGNWKAFHYQAKRSFEPVLVSIAETDKSYDVYLISDLMNTLKLDTKFELIDFKGKTLWKSSQSDDINADVSKKIKRISKSELAQFNLSETVLKISSEKDTTFEKLFFFNKPKDIKLSKPNIKIRKISSTQIEISTDILAKDIYLIGDTHFSDNFFDLLPGTPKRITLSKPLEKIGVMSLWDVMTE; encoded by the coding sequence ATGAATAGAACGATCCTTTTTGCTTTCCTTTTCACACAGAACATCCTTTCTGCACAGTTTTCTCAAAGAAATTTGTCTTCTGAAGACTGGCAGTTCAGAAATTCAAAAGATCAAAACTGGCTTCCCGCAAAAGTTCCGGGGACAGTGCATCTGGATTTAATCAGTAACAAGATTATTCCGGATCCTTTTAAAGATGAAAATGAAAAGAAAGTACAATGGGTGGAAAATGAAGATTGGGATTATCAGACGGCATTTATTGTTTCCTCTCAGGAATTAAAAAACGATAATATTGATCTTGTTTTTAACGGGTTAGATACCTTTTCAGAAATTTATTTGAATGGAAAACTGCTCAAGAAAACGGATAACATGTTCAGGAAATGGGAGATTCCTGTGAAACAATATCTGAAAACAGGTAAGAATACAGTACGGATTACATTTAAATCTGCAGTAAATACCGGAAAGGAATTAGCGAAGAAAGTTCCATTTACCATGCCGGAATCACCAAGAAGTTTTGTGAGAAAAGCACAATATCAGTTTGGCTGGGATTGGGGACCAAGGCTTGTTACTGCAGGAATATGGAAAGATGTTCAATTGGAATTCTGGAATAACGCCAAAATTATTACGGTTAAAGACATTCAGAACAAAACTTCTAAAGCTATTAATGATTTACGTTTTGATGTAGAAATTTATGCTGAAAATGCGGGTGATTACACATTGGATCTTAATAAAATCCACCAAAAAATATCTTTAAAAAAAGGAATCAATACAATTTCGGTTCCTTATGAAACGAAAGGGATGAAGCTTTGGCAGCCTAACGGCCGTGGGGAAGCTAACCTCTATGATTTCGAAGTAAAACTTTCTAAGGATCAGAAAAATATTGATGGTAAAAATATCAGGATAGGACTAAGAACGGTAGAATTGGTACAGGAAAAAGATGAAAAAGGAAAGTCATTCTACTTTAAAGTGAATGGGCAGCCATTGTATATCAAAGGAACCAACTGGATTCCCGGAGACAGTTTTTCACCAAGGATGACCAAAGAAAAATATCAGAAGCTGATCAAAGATACTAAAGATGCCAATATGAATATGATCCGTATCTGGGGCGGAGGGATCTATGAAGATGATGAGTTTTACAATGCCTGTGATGAAAACGGAATTTTAGTGTGGCAGGATTTTATGTTTGCAGGAAGTTTTTATCCGGCAGATGAAGCTTTTTTAAATAATGTAAAAGAGGAAGTAAAAGATCAGGTCAACAGACTTCAGAACCATCCGTCAATTGCTTTGTGGTGCGGAAATAATGAAATTGATGAGGCTATAGTCAACTGGGGATATCAGAAACAGTTTAAATATTCAAAAGACGACTCATTGCAGGTTTGGAAAGACTATAAAAAGTTGTTCCATGATGTCATTCCCAATGCACTGTCAGAAAACCTGAAATCAGATAAAAATATATATTGGCCAAGCTCTCCATCCATTGGTTGGGGACATAAAGAAAGCCTTACAGAAGGAGATTCCCATTATTGGGGTGTTTGGTGGGGTGAACAGCCCTTTGAGATTTACAACGAGAAAGTAGGACGTTTCATGTCGGAATATGGTTTTCAGGGCACACCCATCCTTGAAACCACAAAATCTATGTTTTCAGGAACTCCCGAGTTGAACCTTCAAAATCCAACAGTTAAAGCTCATGAAAAACATGCAAGAGGCTGGGATATTATGAATGAATATCTGAAGCGTGATTATAAGATTCCCACAGATTTTGTACAATATAATTATGTTTCACAGCTTTTGCAGGCAAGAGGAATGCAGATTGCCATTGAAGCTCACCGCCGCGCAAAACCTTACAATATGGGAACGTTGTATTGGCAGCTCAACGACTGCTGGCCAGTGGTTTCGTGGTCTTCCATCGATTATCTCGGAAACTGGAAAGCCTTCCATTATCAGGCAAAAAGAAGTTTTGAACCTGTGTTGGTATCCATAGCTGAGACCGATAAAAGCTATGATGTTTATCTGATCAGTGATTTGATGAATACACTAAAGCTTGATACAAAATTTGAATTGATTGATTTTAAAGGAAAAACACTTTGGAAATCCAGTCAGTCAGATGATATTAATGCTGATGTAAGTAAGAAAATTAAAAGGATCAGTAAATCAGAATTAGCTCAGTTTAATCTCTCTGAAACGGTTTTAAAGATCAGTTCTGAAAAGGATACAACATTTGAAAAGCTGTTCTTTTTCAATAAACCTAAAGATATAAAGCTTTCAAAACCAAATATCAAAATCAGAAAAATATCATCCACTCAAATTGAAATCTCAACAGATATTTTAGCCAAAGATATTTATTTGATTGGAGATACTCATTTCAGTGATAATTTCTTTGATCTCTTGCCGGGAACCCCAAAAAGAATTACCCTTTCAAAACCTTTGGAAAAAATTGGAGTAATGAGTCTTTGGGATGTGATGACAGAGTAA
- a CDS encoding isoaspartyl peptidase/L-asparaginase family protein, with protein sequence MNNNRRSFIKKLGIATAALAVNPLDLMAAELPEPTATAVNKPIVLSTWNFGLKANEEAWTILGKGGKALDAVEKGVRLVELDPKERSVGYGGRPDRDGRVTLDACIMDENYNIGSVACLEHVKNPISVARAVMEKTPHVMLVGDGALQFALSQGFKKENLLTPESEKEWKEWLKTSQYKPIANIENHDTIGMIALDAQGNLSGACTTSGMAFKMHGRVGDSPIIGAGLFVDNEVGAATATGHGEEVIRTVGTHLVVELMRQGRNPQEACKEAVERIVKINQRRNKNLKDIQVGFIAINKKGEYGSYCIQNGFNFAVYDQKGNRLETPEFALK encoded by the coding sequence ATGAACAATAACCGAAGAAGTTTTATTAAAAAACTGGGAATTGCCACAGCAGCACTTGCCGTAAACCCACTGGATTTAATGGCTGCGGAATTACCTGAACCTACTGCTACAGCTGTAAACAAACCTATTGTCCTTTCTACCTGGAATTTTGGATTAAAAGCTAATGAAGAAGCATGGACAATCCTTGGAAAAGGAGGAAAAGCTTTGGATGCCGTAGAAAAAGGTGTTCGTCTCGTAGAATTAGATCCTAAGGAAAGAAGTGTAGGCTATGGAGGCCGTCCGGACAGAGATGGAAGAGTAACGCTGGATGCCTGTATCATGGATGAAAATTATAATATTGGTTCTGTAGCATGTCTGGAACATGTTAAGAATCCAATTTCTGTTGCCAGAGCGGTAATGGAAAAAACACCACACGTTATGCTCGTAGGCGATGGAGCACTGCAGTTTGCCCTTTCACAGGGATTTAAAAAAGAAAATCTTCTGACTCCTGAATCTGAAAAAGAATGGAAAGAATGGTTAAAAACCAGTCAGTATAAGCCTATCGCCAATATTGAAAACCACGATACTATAGGAATGATTGCTTTAGATGCGCAAGGAAACCTTTCCGGAGCCTGTACAACGAGTGGAATGGCTTTCAAAATGCATGGCAGAGTAGGAGATTCTCCAATTATCGGAGCGGGTTTATTTGTAGATAATGAAGTAGGAGCAGCTACAGCAACCGGCCATGGGGAAGAAGTGATAAGAACGGTGGGAACGCATCTTGTGGTGGAGTTGATGAGACAGGGCAGAAATCCGCAGGAAGCTTGTAAAGAAGCAGTAGAAAGGATTGTAAAAATCAATCAGCGAAGAAACAAAAATCTAAAAGATATTCAGGTGGGTTTTATCGCTATCAATAAAAAAGGAGAATATGGATCTTACTGTATTCAGAACGGATTCAATTTTGCGGTATATGACCAGAAAGGGAACCGCCTTGAAACACCGGAATTTGCTTTAAAATAA